Within Xanthomonas oryzae pv. oryzae, the genomic segment CCAATTGCAAGCAGTCGTTGCTGACCTACGGCCTCGGCGATTTTTCCGCGATGAGCCTGGCCAATGGCTACGACCGCACGATGATCTGCCGCTCGCTGGAGCAGGCGATCGCGCGCCATGAGCGGCGCCTGCGCAACGTGCACGTGACGCTGGAAACCGCCGGCCAGTTCGGCGGCGGCCTGCATTTCACCATCCATGCGTTGCTGGACATGGAGCCGGCGCGCGAGCCGGTGAGCTTCGACGCCATGCTGCAACCGTCCACCCTGCAGTACTCGGTCAGCCGCCTGCGGCGCCAGGCAGCGCCCTGACCATGCAAGACCTGCTTCCCTACTACGAACGCGAACTGGGCTATCTGCGTCGCTACGGGCGCGAGTTCGCCGAGCGCTATCCCAAGAT encodes:
- the tssE gene encoding type VI secretion system baseplate subunit TssE, encoding MKGLEPSLLEKLFDDTPKSTGSSHVFKAISIDQYKESVARDLEGLLNTRSAFSEEGLTEFPNCKQSLLTYGLGDFSAMSLANGYDRTMICRSLEQAIARHERRLRNVHVTLETAGQFGGGLHFTIHALLDMEPAREPVSFDAMLQPSTLQYSVSRLRRQAAP